One Malania oleifera isolate guangnan ecotype guangnan chromosome 10, ASM2987363v1, whole genome shotgun sequence genomic region harbors:
- the LOC131166553 gene encoding pentatricopeptide repeat-containing protein At4g33990-like, translating into MKSSVQVHRLAHLIQQRTTTLCAKTLFQIHDQLITTGLHADHLYVASLFNLCLSNPSTLYHAAAIFCHSQEPITAEWLTMVRRLASETNPFQAISIFRAMFSVRPNSPLDDPFIYASFIKACDKLSAFREGKSIHCRVLRLGLDYNVNVMNALIYFYSSLANSVRCACVLFDKIPQRTVVTVNCMISGYMKNKLFNAGVDLFNRVLGCSFDLTLKPNYVSLVILISGCTEYGDFSVGKLLHSYCHKTGLGMRIEVSNALVDLYAKFGCMGGAVRVFHEMHEQDLVSWNTLIGAYVNNNDCKKAFSLFKEMKIRNIECDRVTLINLISASVNSRDLDMGKVVHGYIKVSGMAITVTVGTALINMYSKCGIVEFARNVFDELPAENIASWNSMIFGYIECGYYNEALGLFNVIQSSNLKPDEITFLGSILACRNSGQLQQGIHVHSFIENSNHHGSTILCNALVDMYAKCGSMSRAKALFDWMPKRDVISWTSIIVGYATNGEGKEALVAFQKMIAEKIEPNPVTFIGVLLACDHAGLVDDGLNMYDLMCRTYHVEPNIEHCGCIIDMHARAGMLEEAYKFVKDMSVEPNAVVWRMLINACRVHCNFDLGLSFVRGLTELKTLHGPEDRVISSNILADAGRWDDVLHARGLMVAQEPPKVAGKSSVSDLVM; encoded by the coding sequence ATGAAATCCTCAGTTCAAGTTCACAGATTGGCACATCTTATCCAGCAGAGAACCACAACGCTCTGTGCTAAAACCCTTTTCCAGATCCACGACCAACTCATCACAACAGGCCTGCACGCCGACCACCTATATGTTGCCTCGCTCTTCAATCTCTGCTTGTCAAACCCTTCCACTCTGTATCATGCAGCCGCCATTTTTTGCCACAGCCAGGAACCCATTACAGCCGAATGGCTTACCATGGTTCGAAGACTTGCTTCAGAGACCAACCCTTTTCAGGCCATCTCTATATTCCGAGCCATGTTTAGTGTAAGACCCAATTCCCCCCTTGATGACCCTTTCATATATGCTTCCTTTATCAAGGCTTGTGACAAGTTATCAGCATTTCGAGAAGGTAAATCAATACATTGTCGTGTTCTTAGGCTTGGTTTAGATTATAATGTCAATGTAATGAACGCCCTCATTTATTTTTATTCGAGTTTGGCGAACTCTGTGCGCTGTGCTTGCGTTTTGTTTGATAAAATTCCTCAGAGAACAGTGGTTACAGTTAATTGTATGATTTCTGGGTACATGAAGAACAAGCTTTTCAATGCGGGGGTGGATTTGTTCAATCGGGTTTTGGGTTGTTCTTTTGATTTGACTTTGAAACCGAATTATGTCAGCTTGGTGATATTAATTTCTGGGTGCACTGAGTATGGGGATTTTAGTGTTGGAAAGTTGCTCCATTCGTACTGTCACAAGACGGGTTTGGGAATGAGAATTGAAGTATCCAATGCGCTTGTTGACTTATATGCAAAATTTGGGTGTATGGGTGGGGCAGTGAGAGTGTTTCATGAAATGCACGAGCAGGATTTGGTATCATGGAATACTTTGATTGGTGCGTATGTTAATAATAATGATTGTAAAAAGGCTTTCTCTTTGTTTAAAGAAATGAAAATTAGGAATATAGAATGTGATAGGGTAACCCTGATCAATTTGATTTCAGCATCTGTGAATAGTAGAGATCTTGACATGGGAAAGGTTGTTCATGGCTATATAAAGGTGAGTGGAATGGCAATCACTGTTACTGTTGGGACTGCACTGATAAACATGTACTCTAAATGTGGAATCGTGGAGTTTGCTAGGAATGTTTTCGATGAACTTCCAGCTGAAAATATTGCATCTTGGAACTCCATGATCTTTGGTTATATTGAATGTGGGTATTACAATGAGGCTTTGGGGCTCTTCAATGTCATTCAATCTAGCAATCTCAAACCAGATGAAATAACATTTCTTGGGTCAATCCTAGCTTGCCGGAATTCTGGGCAATTGCAACAAGGTATTCACGTACATTCTTTTATTGAGAATAGCAATCATCATGGGAGTACTATTCTATGTAATGCTCTTGTTGATATGTATGCAAAGTGTGGGAGCATGAGCCGAGCTAAAGCTCTGTTTGATTGGATGCCTAAGAGAGATGTAATCTCATGGACATCTATTATTGTTGGTTATGCCACCAATGGTGAGGGAAAGGAAGCCCTTGTTGCATTTCAGAAAATGATAGCTGAGAAAATTGAGCCAAACCCTGTCACATTTATTGGAGTTCTGTTAGCATGTGACCACGCTGGATTGGTTGATGACGGCCTAAACATGTATGATCTCATGTGCAGGACATACCATGTCGAGCCTAATATTGAGCACTGTGGATGCATCATTGATATGCATGCACGAGCTGGAATGTTGGAGGAGGCCTATAAATTTGTTAAAGACATGTCTGTAGAACCAAATGCAGTTGTTTGGAGGATGTTAATTAATGCTTGTAGAGTTCATTGCAATTTTGATCTGGGATTAAGCTTTGTGAGAGGGCTCACAGAACTGAAGACATTGCATGGACCTGAAGATCGTGTCATTTCCTCAAACATTTTAGCTGATGCAGGAAGATGGGATGATGTTCTACATGCAAGAGGCTTGATGGTAGCCCAGGAACCTCCAAAAGTGGCAGGGAAAAGCTCAGTTTCAGATTTAGTGATGTGA